A genomic stretch from Pseudomonas alkylphenolica includes:
- a CDS encoding response regulator: MVIRVLVAEDHTIVREGIKQLIGLAKDMQVAGEAGNGEQLLETLRHTDCEVVLLDISMPGVNGLEAIPRIRALSNPPAILVLSMHDEAQMAARALKVGAAGYATKDSDPALLLTAIRRVAGGGRYIDPDLADRMVFEVGLTDARPLHSLLSEREFSVFERLAQGANVNDIAQQLALSNKTISTHKARLMQKLNVNSLAELVKYAMEHKLL; the protein is encoded by the coding sequence ATTGTGATTCGAGTTCTGGTTGCCGAAGACCACACCATCGTTCGTGAAGGCATCAAGCAGTTGATTGGCCTAGCCAAGGATATGCAGGTGGCAGGGGAGGCCGGTAATGGCGAGCAATTGCTGGAGACTTTGCGGCATACCGACTGCGAAGTGGTGTTGCTGGATATCTCCATGCCTGGGGTCAATGGCCTTGAGGCGATTCCGCGGATCCGCGCCTTGAGCAACCCGCCAGCGATCCTGGTGCTGTCGATGCATGACGAGGCGCAGATGGCCGCGCGGGCGCTGAAGGTCGGTGCTGCGGGCTATGCGACCAAGGACAGCGATCCGGCCTTGTTGCTGACGGCCATTCGGCGGGTGGCCGGCGGTGGTCGGTATATTGATCCGGATCTGGCTGACCGGATGGTCTTCGAGGTCGGCCTGACTGACGCCCGGCCCCTGCATTCGCTGCTGTCGGAGCGCGAGTTTTCGGTGTTCGAGCGCCTGGCCCAGGGCGCCAACGTCAACGACATTGCCCAGCAGCTGGCACTGAGCAACAAGACCATCAGCACCCACAAGGCGCGCCTGATGCAGAAGCTCAATGTGAACTCGCTGGCGGAGTTGGTGAAGTACGCCATGGAGCACAAGTTGCTCTGA